One Luteolibacter flavescens DNA window includes the following coding sequences:
- a CDS encoding OmpH family outer membrane protein, producing MTIIRRISALVAAVALCATAAAQEGKLKIATVDMQQVFKEYHRTNEAQKEINVERLRIQKDNNDRLATIRELDTQLQTMRKQLEDPTIAQSKKESLSIEWGVKQQEGTALDRERREYLQRRTETLNQKMVQRMKGILEEIRKLVEEKAKAEDYDYVFDKSGLSTSQVPFFLYTKDATDITAVLLKELNKDAPAESAPSPEETPAGE from the coding sequence ATGACCATCATCCGCCGAATCTCCGCCCTCGTCGCTGCCGTCGCCCTCTGCGCGACCGCCGCGGCTCAGGAAGGCAAGCTGAAGATCGCCACCGTCGACATGCAGCAGGTCTTCAAGGAGTATCACCGCACCAACGAGGCTCAGAAGGAGATCAACGTGGAGCGCCTGCGGATCCAGAAGGACAACAACGACCGCCTCGCCACGATCCGCGAGCTGGACACCCAGCTCCAGACCATGCGCAAGCAACTGGAAGACCCCACCATCGCCCAGTCGAAAAAGGAGTCGCTCTCCATCGAGTGGGGCGTGAAGCAGCAGGAAGGCACCGCACTCGACCGCGAGCGCCGCGAGTACCTCCAGCGCCGCACCGAGACGCTGAACCAGAAGATGGTCCAGCGCATGAAGGGTATCCTCGAGGAGATCCGCAAGCTGGTGGAAGAAAAGGCCAAGGCCGAGGACTACGACTACGTCTTCGACAAGTCCGGTCTCAGCACCTCGCAGGTTCCCTTCTTCCTCTACACGAAGGACGCGACCGACATCACCGCGGTGCTGCTGAAGGAGCTCAACAAGGACGCACCGGCCGAAAGCGCCCCGTCCCCTGAAGAGACCCCTGCTGGCGAGTGA
- the lpxD gene encoding UDP-3-O-(3-hydroxymyristoyl)glucosamine N-acyltransferase: MALTLSELARLVDGDIVRGGPDLLIDGIAALDEAGAAELSFLGNEKYRAQYLATRAGAVIVPRGVTEGPEASALIAAENPSYAFGLAVKHFVAATARVFTPGIHPRAIVDESAKLDPAKVRIHAGAVIMAGAEIGDGSEIGPNVVVGEQVKVGRDCLFHANVSIRERCLIGDRVILQPGAVIGSDGYGYEVVDGRHVKVDQVGIVEVQDDVEIGANTTIDRARFGRTVIGQGTKIDNLVQVAHNVQVGKHCLLVSQSGVAGSSRMGDYVVVAAQSGVAGHVKVGAKAILAARTGVTADVEGGKTYGGNPARPYMDEQRSRALVRQLPKLVERIKALEKDA; encoded by the coding sequence GTGGCACTGACCCTTTCCGAACTGGCCCGCCTCGTCGATGGTGACATCGTCCGGGGCGGGCCTGATCTTTTGATAGACGGCATCGCGGCCCTGGATGAGGCCGGCGCAGCCGAGCTGTCCTTTCTGGGTAATGAGAAATACCGCGCCCAATACCTGGCCACCCGGGCCGGCGCGGTGATCGTTCCCCGGGGTGTGACCGAGGGCCCGGAAGCGAGCGCCCTGATCGCCGCCGAGAATCCCTCCTACGCCTTTGGCTTGGCGGTGAAGCATTTCGTCGCTGCCACGGCGCGCGTCTTCACGCCGGGCATCCATCCCCGGGCGATCGTCGATGAGTCGGCGAAGCTCGATCCCGCGAAGGTCCGCATCCACGCCGGAGCCGTGATCATGGCCGGAGCTGAGATCGGCGATGGCAGCGAGATCGGGCCGAATGTGGTGGTGGGCGAGCAGGTGAAGGTCGGTCGCGACTGTCTCTTCCATGCGAATGTCTCGATCCGCGAGCGCTGCCTCATCGGCGACCGCGTGATCCTCCAGCCGGGTGCCGTGATCGGCTCGGATGGCTACGGCTACGAGGTGGTCGATGGCCGCCACGTGAAGGTCGATCAGGTCGGCATCGTGGAGGTGCAGGATGACGTCGAGATCGGTGCGAATACCACCATCGACCGCGCCCGCTTCGGCCGCACGGTCATCGGTCAGGGGACGAAAATCGACAATCTCGTGCAGGTCGCGCACAATGTGCAGGTCGGCAAGCACTGCCTGCTGGTGTCCCAGAGCGGCGTGGCCGGCAGTTCGCGGATGGGTGACTACGTGGTCGTCGCCGCGCAGAGCGGGGTCGCCGGGCATGTGAAGGTCGGCGCGAAGGCCATCCTGGCCGCCCGCACCGGAGTCACGGCCGATGTCGAGGGTGGCAAGACCTACGGGGGAAATCCCGCTCGCCCCTACATGGACGAGCAGCGGTCCCGCGCGCTCGTCCGCCAGTTGCCAAAGCTCGTCGAGCGCATCAAGGCACTGGAGAAAGATGCCTGA
- the panC gene encoding pantoate--beta-alanine ligase, giving the protein MRQAATTVELRREIATLPRPLVLVPTMGALHEGHLALVRRAREAAGPEGTVAVSIFVNPIQFDRPGDLAAYPQPLADDLAKCEAEGVDLVFTPAADGMYFPDRSITVTESLLSRHLCGATRPGHFDGVCTVVLKLFNLFQCDAAVFGEKDVQQLAILRRMARDLDVPVEIIGYPTVREPDGLAMSSRNVRLTPEHRADAPRIRRALEGALSLLQFGERAAAPFLAAARKHLEESLFLRIDYLELVDAETLQPVGHIKRPTVLATAVFYGEVRLIDHVTLLP; this is encoded by the coding sequence ATGCGCCAAGCCGCCACGACCGTAGAACTGCGCCGCGAGATCGCCACCCTGCCCCGCCCGCTGGTGCTGGTCCCCACGATGGGCGCGCTGCACGAGGGCCATCTGGCGCTGGTCCGCCGCGCCCGGGAGGCGGCCGGCCCCGAGGGCACCGTGGCGGTGTCCATCTTTGTGAATCCCATCCAATTCGACCGGCCCGGCGACCTGGCTGCCTACCCGCAGCCGCTGGCCGATGACCTGGCGAAATGCGAGGCGGAGGGCGTTGACCTGGTTTTCACACCGGCGGCGGACGGGATGTATTTCCCGGACCGCTCGATCACCGTGACGGAATCTCTGCTCTCCCGGCACCTCTGCGGGGCGACCCGCCCGGGACACTTCGATGGCGTCTGCACGGTGGTGCTGAAGCTCTTCAATCTCTTCCAATGCGACGCCGCCGTCTTCGGCGAAAAGGACGTGCAGCAACTCGCCATCCTCCGCCGCATGGCGCGCGACCTGGACGTGCCCGTGGAAATCATCGGCTACCCCACGGTGCGGGAGCCGGATGGACTGGCGATGTCCTCGCGGAATGTCCGCCTCACCCCGGAGCACCGCGCCGATGCCCCGCGAATCCGCCGTGCCCTCGAGGGTGCGCTGTCTCTCCTCCAATTCGGCGAGCGCGCCGCAGCCCCCTTCCTCGCCGCCGCCCGGAAGCATCTGGAGGAGTCGCTCTTCCTGCGGATCGACTACCTTGAGCTGGTGGACGCGGAGACACTGCAGCCCGTGGGACACATCAAACGCCCGACCGTGCTGGCCACCGCCGTCTTCTACGGGGAAGTGCGGTTGATCGACCACGTCACGCTGCTGCCGTGA
- a CDS encoding Gfo/Idh/MocA family protein gives MTEKSILADRRGFLKSGALITAATAMPGILRAQGGAGEELKIALVGCGGRGSGAAAQSLNVPGTRLVAMADAFPDNIDAAHEGLKQQYGDRVDVPKERRFVGFEGYKAAIDAADVVLLCTPPGFRPAHFEYAVEKGKHVFMEKPVAVDGPGIRKVLEAAKQADAKKLKVVCGLQRRYQESYLETLKQVQDGAIGDFVASQVYWVGNGVWVKDRSPGMSEMEYQMRNWYYFNWICGDHICEQHVHNLDVSNWFKGGKHPVKALGMGGRTQRVGKQFGEIYDHFYVEYTYEDGTMMNSQSRHWNGVASRISETITGTKGSAYPGMIKDRSGKVVWRFRGQDNNPYQTEHDRLYDFIRKGVAHNDAYHTAESTLTAIMGRMACYTGHEVTWEQALNSSVDTMPKVLAWDADPGPKAGPDGMYPSPVPGSSSIV, from the coding sequence ATGACCGAAAAATCCATCCTCGCCGACCGCCGCGGCTTCCTGAAGTCCGGCGCCCTCATTACTGCCGCCACCGCCATGCCGGGCATCCTGCGCGCGCAGGGTGGGGCAGGGGAGGAGCTGAAGATCGCGCTCGTCGGCTGCGGCGGTCGTGGCAGCGGTGCCGCCGCGCAATCGCTGAATGTGCCCGGCACCCGCCTCGTCGCGATGGCGGACGCATTTCCGGACAATATCGACGCCGCGCATGAAGGGCTGAAGCAGCAGTATGGCGACCGCGTGGACGTGCCGAAGGAGCGGCGTTTCGTGGGATTCGAAGGCTACAAGGCGGCGATCGATGCCGCGGACGTGGTGCTGCTCTGCACGCCGCCCGGCTTCCGCCCCGCGCACTTCGAGTATGCGGTGGAGAAGGGGAAGCACGTTTTCATGGAGAAGCCCGTCGCCGTCGATGGCCCCGGCATCCGCAAGGTCCTGGAGGCCGCGAAGCAAGCCGACGCGAAGAAGCTGAAGGTGGTCTGCGGCCTCCAGCGTCGCTATCAGGAGAGCTACCTCGAAACGCTGAAGCAGGTGCAGGACGGAGCCATCGGTGACTTCGTGGCCTCGCAGGTCTATTGGGTCGGCAACGGCGTGTGGGTAAAGGACCGCTCTCCCGGCATGAGCGAGATGGAATACCAGATGCGGAACTGGTATTACTTCAACTGGATCTGCGGCGACCACATCTGCGAGCAGCACGTCCACAATCTCGACGTCAGCAATTGGTTCAAGGGCGGCAAGCACCCGGTGAAGGCGCTCGGCATGGGCGGCCGCACCCAGCGCGTGGGCAAGCAATTCGGCGAGATCTACGACCACTTCTACGTCGAGTACACCTACGAGGACGGCACGATGATGAATTCGCAGAGTCGCCACTGGAACGGCGTGGCCTCGCGCATCAGCGAGACCATCACCGGCACGAAGGGCTCCGCCTATCCCGGCATGATCAAGGACCGCTCCGGCAAGGTGGTGTGGCGCTTCCGCGGCCAGGACAACAACCCCTACCAGACCGAGCACGACCGCCTCTATGACTTCATCCGCAAGGGCGTGGCGCACAATGACGCCTACCACACCGCGGAGAGCACCCTCACCGCCATCATGGGCCGCATGGCCTGCTACACCGGCCACGAGGTGACCTGGGAGCAGGCGCTGAATTCCTCCGTCGATACCATGCCGAAGGTCCTCGCCTGGGATGCGGACCCCGGCCCGAAAGCGGGTCCCGACGGCATGTATCCGTCCCCGGTCCCCGGCTCATCGAGCATCGTCTGA